A single window of Qipengyuania sediminis DNA harbors:
- a CDS encoding potassium transporter Kup, protein MTDPTPPRDQDGPAAASADPAHAHHGHGGASRLGLAVGAIGVVFGDIGTSPLYAFRETFASHGDVPGIKVDPVHIHGVLSLVFWSMMIVVTIKYVLTIMRADNKGEGGSLALLALINRKSEGRRWAGPLVLLGVFATALFYGDSMITPAMSVLSATEGLQYVHPGFKAWIVPLAVAILFALFAIQSRGTERVGRLFGPIMLTYFATLATLGLMYVVTMPSIILATLNPLNALIFFQTDGFRAFVAMGSVVLAVTGAEALYADMGHFGRKPIGMSWLTVVLPCLMLNYMGQGAMVLSADTATAAMLIRDPFFLMIPDLVRIPVTFLALAATIIASQAVISGAFSLTQQAIQLGFIPRMQIKHTSASARGQIYIPAVNWGLMIMVLVLVLFFQSSSNLAAAYGIAVTGAMFIDTILLAAVLLSLWRWPIWKAAPLIALFIVVDMAYLGANLIKVPDGGWVPLLIGMLIFTLLTTWARGRSLMRASMAEGTIPIGIFAKSAKNSACRVPGTAIFMASSADGVPSALLHNIKHNKVLHERVIVLTVLVEDVPYIAEDCRASLTDLGDGFYRMTLRYGFLEETDIPAALEGSQMCGGKFEMMQTSFFLSRQTLLASKKPGMALWREKLFAWMLRNAATAMAFFKLPTNRVVELGSQVEI, encoded by the coding sequence ATGACAGACCCGACGCCCCCGCGCGATCAAGACGGCCCGGCGGCAGCGTCCGCAGACCCCGCGCATGCCCATCACGGCCATGGCGGCGCCTCACGCCTCGGGCTCGCGGTGGGGGCGATCGGGGTAGTCTTCGGCGATATCGGCACCAGCCCGCTCTATGCCTTCCGCGAGACCTTCGCCTCGCATGGCGACGTGCCGGGGATCAAGGTCGATCCCGTGCACATCCATGGCGTGCTCAGCCTGGTCTTCTGGTCGATGATGATCGTGGTGACGATCAAATACGTCCTCACCATCATGCGCGCCGACAACAAGGGCGAGGGCGGGAGCCTGGCGCTCCTGGCCCTCATCAATCGGAAGAGCGAGGGGCGCCGTTGGGCGGGGCCGCTGGTCCTGCTCGGCGTCTTCGCGACTGCGCTGTTCTACGGCGACTCAATGATCACTCCGGCGATGTCGGTCCTCTCGGCGACGGAGGGGCTGCAATATGTCCATCCCGGCTTCAAGGCATGGATCGTCCCTCTGGCGGTGGCGATCCTATTCGCCCTGTTCGCGATCCAGTCGCGCGGCACCGAGCGGGTGGGGCGGCTTTTCGGGCCGATCATGCTGACCTATTTCGCCACTCTGGCGACGCTGGGGCTGATGTATGTCGTCACCATGCCGTCGATCATCTTGGCGACGCTCAATCCCCTCAATGCGCTGATCTTCTTTCAGACCGACGGCTTTCGCGCTTTTGTCGCGATGGGCAGCGTGGTGCTCGCGGTGACGGGGGCGGAGGCGCTCTATGCCGACATGGGCCATTTCGGCCGCAAGCCCATCGGAATGAGCTGGCTGACGGTCGTACTGCCATGCCTGATGCTCAATTACATGGGGCAGGGCGCGATGGTGCTCTCGGCCGATACCGCAACTGCCGCCATGCTGATCCGCGATCCCTTCTTCCTGATGATCCCCGACCTGGTGCGGATCCCCGTCACCTTCCTGGCGCTCGCGGCGACGATCATCGCCAGTCAGGCAGTGATCTCGGGCGCCTTCAGCCTGACTCAGCAGGCGATCCAGCTGGGCTTCATCCCGCGCATGCAGATCAAGCACACCAGCGCTTCGGCGCGGGGCCAGATATATATCCCCGCGGTCAACTGGGGCCTGATGATCATGGTGCTGGTGCTGGTGTTGTTCTTCCAGTCATCCAGCAACCTCGCCGCCGCCTATGGGATCGCGGTGACGGGCGCGATGTTCATCGACACCATTCTGCTCGCCGCGGTCCTGCTTTCCCTGTGGCGCTGGCCAATCTGGAAAGCGGCGCCGCTGATCGCGCTCTTCATCGTGGTCGACATGGCCTATCTCGGCGCCAATCTGATCAAGGTGCCCGATGGCGGCTGGGTGCCGCTCCTGATCGGCATGCTGATCTTCACGCTGCTGACGACCTGGGCGCGGGGGCGCTCGCTGATGCGCGCGAGCATGGCGGAAGGGACTATCCCGATCGGCATCTTCGCCAAGAGCGCCAAGAACAGCGCCTGCCGGGTGCCGGGCACGGCGATCTTCATGGCCTCCTCGGCGGACGGCGTCCCTTCGGCCCTGCTGCACAATATCAAGCACAACAAGGTGCTGCACGAACGCGTCATCGTGCTCACCGTGCTGGTGGAGGACGTGCCCTATATCGCCGAGGACTGCCGCGCGTCGCTCACAGACCTCGGCGATGGTTTCTATCGCATGACCCTGCGCTACGGCTTCCTGGAAGAAACCGACATCCCCGCGGCGCTCGAGGGGTCGCAGATGTGCGGGGGCAAGTTCGAGATGATGCAGACGAGCTTCTTCCTCAGCCGCCAGACCCTGCTTGCGAGCAAGAAGCCGGGCATGGCGCTGTGGCGCGAAAAGCTGTTCGCCTGGATGCTTCGCAATGCCGCGACCGCGATGGCCTTCTTCAAGCTGCCGACGAACCGGGTCGTGGAGCTCGGGAGCCAGGTGGAGATCTGA
- a CDS encoding tetratricopeptide repeat protein: MSWLAILLLAAAAFALGALGLRLPRQGYTLLGAALLFGLAGYALQGEPGRPAAPSEARAPQVGSGAPLVEIRRELFGAAILPSRFLITSDAFARRGDFIGAAGFARSALADNPNDAEAWTALGNAMLEHAGGRMTPAAHYAYDEAERARPGHPAPAYFRGLAHLRAGEPERTLELWSAILAKAPPDAPWRAGVAARVAFLAQALAPR, encoded by the coding sequence TTGAGCTGGCTTGCGATCCTGCTGCTGGCCGCGGCCGCCTTCGCGCTCGGCGCGCTGGGTCTTCGGCTGCCGCGCCAGGGGTACACGCTGCTGGGCGCGGCGCTGTTGTTCGGCCTTGCCGGCTACGCGCTGCAGGGGGAGCCGGGCCGCCCGGCGGCGCCTTCCGAGGCACGGGCCCCGCAAGTGGGCAGCGGCGCGCCGCTGGTCGAGATCCGGCGCGAACTCTTCGGCGCGGCGATCCTGCCCTCGCGCTTTCTCATCACGTCGGATGCCTTCGCGCGGCGCGGCGATTTCATCGGTGCCGCCGGGTTCGCCCGCAGCGCGCTGGCCGACAATCCGAACGACGCGGAGGCCTGGACAGCGCTCGGCAACGCGATGCTGGAACATGCCGGCGGCCGGATGACCCCCGCGGCACATTACGCCTATGACGAGGCGGAGCGCGCCCGGCCCGGGCACCCCGCACCCGCCTATTTCCGCGGCCTCGCGCACCTGCGCGCCGGTGAGCCCGAACGCACGCTTGAGCTGTGGTCGGCGATCCTCGCAAAGGCGCCGCCCGATGCACCGTGGCGCGCGGGTGTGGCGGCGCGCGTTGCCTTCCTCGCCCAAGCGCTCGCCCCGCGATGA
- a CDS encoding cytochrome c-type biogenesis protein translates to MAGVTLVLPLAAQAALPPAPYAYRQLADPALEAEAQALMQTLRCLTCQSQSIADSDAAMAGDMRSHVRLRLAAGESPADIRAWLVDRYGDYVSYRPGVSATTWPLYAGPALLALVAGLLMWRRLGRGRG, encoded by the coding sequence ATGGCAGGTGTAACCCTGGTGTTGCCTTTGGCCGCGCAAGCGGCGCTTCCGCCCGCGCCCTATGCCTATCGTCAGCTTGCCGATCCCGCGCTGGAGGCGGAGGCGCAGGCGCTGATGCAGACCCTGCGCTGCCTCACCTGCCAGAGCCAATCGATCGCCGACAGCGATGCGGCGATGGCGGGCGATATGCGCAGCCACGTCCGCCTGCGCCTCGCCGCGGGGGAAAGCCCGGCGGATATCCGCGCCTGGCTGGTCGATCGCTATGGCGACTACGTCAGCTATCGCCCGGGGGTGAGCGCCACCACCTGGCCGCTCTACGCGGGCCCCGCGCTGCTGGCGCTGGTGGCTGGGCTATTGATGTGGCGGCGGCTGGGGCGGGGGCGGGGTTGA
- a CDS encoding MiaB/RimO family radical SAM methylthiotransferase — MSGGQVIGLGCRLNIAESESIAALTGDRGDRVVINSCAVTAEAVRQTRRTIRRARRAHPAACLFVTGCAAETERAALAAMPEVDEIVPNGRKLLPASYGLGSETIRRGAVPARTRAFVAVQNGCDHACTFCIIPRGRGPSRSAAVDVVLREIESQLDRGAAEIVLTGVDATAWGADLPGQPRLGSLVAAILSRFPHLARLRLSSLDGAEIDPLLFELIAGERRVMPHLHLSLQHGHDLILKRMKRRHNRAQAAALVAALRAQRPGLAVGADLIAGFPTETAAHHHANISLVRELGIVHGHVFPFSPRQGTPAARMPQVEGETIRGRAGELRAAIAAERLAWQRRLIGTPLQVLAERDGRGYSESYARVATPGLVAGTIATIAPSALEDDLLI, encoded by the coding sequence ATGAGCGGCGGTCAGGTCATCGGGCTCGGCTGCCGGCTCAATATTGCGGAAAGCGAGAGCATCGCGGCGCTGACCGGCGATCGCGGCGATCGGGTGGTAATCAACAGCTGCGCCGTGACGGCGGAAGCGGTGCGCCAGACCCGCCGCACGATCCGCCGCGCCCGCCGCGCGCATCCCGCCGCGTGCCTGTTCGTCACCGGCTGCGCGGCCGAGACCGAGCGCGCCGCGCTTGCGGCCATGCCGGAAGTCGACGAGATCGTTCCGAACGGACGCAAGCTCCTGCCCGCGAGCTACGGCTTGGGCAGCGAGACGATCCGGCGCGGTGCGGTCCCGGCGCGGACCCGCGCCTTCGTTGCGGTGCAGAACGGGTGCGATCATGCCTGCACCTTCTGCATCATTCCGCGCGGACGAGGGCCAAGCCGTTCGGCGGCCGTGGATGTCGTTCTGCGGGAGATCGAGTCGCAACTCGATCGGGGCGCGGCGGAAATCGTGCTTACCGGAGTGGACGCTACCGCCTGGGGCGCGGACCTTCCCGGCCAGCCCCGCCTCGGTTCGCTGGTGGCGGCGATCCTTTCCCGCTTTCCGCATCTTGCCAGGCTGAGGCTGTCTTCGCTCGACGGGGCGGAGATCGATCCATTGCTGTTCGAGCTCATCGCAGGCGAGCGGCGGGTCATGCCGCACCTCCACCTTTCGCTGCAGCATGGCCACGATCTCATCCTGAAGCGCATGAAGCGGCGCCACAACCGGGCGCAGGCGGCAGCGCTGGTGGCAGCGCTTCGGGCCCAGAGGCCCGGTCTGGCCGTGGGCGCCGACCTCATCGCGGGCTTTCCGACAGAGACCGCCGCGCACCACCACGCCAACATCTCCCTCGTGCGCGAGCTCGGCATCGTTCATGGTCATGTCTTCCCCTTTTCTCCCCGGCAGGGCACGCCGGCGGCGAGGATGCCGCAGGTCGAGGGCGAGACGATCCGGGGCCGCGCGGGCGAACTGCGCGCCGCAATCGCGGCCGAACGCCTGGCTTGGCAGCGAAGGCTGATCGGCACCCCCTTGCAGGTGCTCGCGGAAAGGGACGGCAGGGGCTACTCGGAGAGCTACGCCCGTGTCGCCACGCCAGGGCTTGTGGCGGGGACGATCGCGACCATCGCGCCGTCGGCGCTCGAGGACGATTTGCTGATATGA
- the dapF gene encoding diaminopimelate epimerase encodes MRVPFVKMHGLGNDFVVLDGREGALPTLAADAARRIADRRTGIGCDQIVILEPAPDANHDLTMRIVNADGGEVEACGNAARAVARLIGRAARVWTRGGTITVAPEGSGAQVDMGVPRFDWEAIPLAYAMDTGALPVAWEDLANPAAINVGNPHLVFFVADCDAVPLERIGPLIEADPLFPERINVNVASVVARDRIRLRVWERGAGLTRACGTGACATAVGAIRRGLVDRAVTVALPGGALEIVWGADNRIAMSGPAAESFRGGFEWEAFA; translated from the coding sequence ATGCGGGTCCCTTTCGTGAAGATGCATGGCCTCGGCAATGACTTCGTCGTGCTCGACGGGCGCGAGGGAGCTCTGCCCACGCTCGCGGCGGACGCCGCACGCCGCATCGCCGACCGGCGCACCGGGATCGGCTGCGACCAGATCGTGATCCTGGAGCCTGCGCCCGACGCGAACCACGATCTCACCATGCGCATCGTCAACGCCGATGGCGGCGAGGTCGAAGCCTGCGGAAATGCTGCGCGTGCTGTGGCGCGCCTGATCGGGCGCGCGGCGCGGGTATGGACGCGGGGGGGGACCATCACTGTCGCGCCCGAAGGCAGCGGCGCTCAGGTCGATATGGGGGTGCCGCGCTTCGATTGGGAGGCGATCCCGCTCGCCTATGCGATGGATACCGGGGCGCTGCCTGTTGCCTGGGAAGACCTCGCCAATCCCGCGGCGATCAATGTCGGCAATCCCCATCTCGTCTTCTTCGTGGCGGATTGCGACGCGGTGCCTCTGGAAAGGATCGGCCCCTTGATCGAAGCCGATCCCCTGTTCCCCGAGCGGATCAACGTCAATGTCGCGTCGGTAGTGGCACGGGATCGGATCCGGTTGCGGGTCTGGGAGCGCGGGGCGGGGCTGACGCGCGCCTGCGGGACCGGTGCCTGCGCCACCGCCGTGGGGGCCATCCGGCGCGGTCTCGTGGATCGGGCCGTGACGGTGGCGCTGCCCGGCGGCGCGCTCGAAATCGTGTGGGGCGCCGATAATCGCATTGCCATGTCAGGACCGGCGGCCGAAAGCTTTCGCGGCGGCTTCGAATGGGAGGCTTTCGCATGA
- a CDS encoding DsbE family thiol:disulfide interchange protein, with the protein MTRWRLWLPLALFAGFVVLAAVMLTRPRSEAVESRMIGKPLPYFSLRPAVADRPGLASADLGRGEPGLLNIWASWCLPCIAEAPQLAALAARGAPIYGIATRDRPEDVARFLARHGNPYRAIGADDLSDVQLALGSSGVPETFVIDRNGKIVYQHIGDIRAEHVPMLMAMLADLK; encoded by the coding sequence ATGACCCGCTGGCGGCTGTGGCTTCCGCTCGCGCTGTTCGCGGGCTTCGTGGTTCTCGCCGCGGTGATGCTGACGCGGCCGCGCAGCGAAGCGGTCGAAAGCCGCATGATCGGCAAGCCCTTGCCCTATTTCTCGCTGCGCCCCGCGGTCGCGGACCGCCCGGGGCTCGCTTCGGCCGATCTCGGGCGCGGGGAGCCGGGATTGCTCAATATCTGGGCGAGCTGGTGCCTGCCCTGCATCGCGGAGGCCCCGCAACTGGCCGCGCTGGCGGCTAGGGGCGCGCCGATCTATGGCATCGCGACCCGCGACCGGCCCGAGGATGTCGCCCGCTTCCTTGCCCGGCATGGCAATCCCTATCGCGCGATCGGTGCGGACGATCTGTCCGACGTGCAACTGGCTCTTGGTTCCTCAGGGGTGCCAGAGACATTCGTTATTGACCGGAACGGTAAAATCGTCTATCAGCATATCGGCGATATCCGCGCCGAGCATGTTCCTATGCTGATGGCAATGCTGGCGGACCTCAAGTGA
- the ftsY gene encoding signal recognition particle-docking protein FtsY yields the protein MTETSWTQRLFGGFRKTSERLTSNLTGVVGTARLDEATLDEVEDALILSDLGPAAAGRIRARLSERRFGLETSPQELKEAVAEEIAAILRPVAKPLQITAFPRPQVILVIGVNGSGKTTTIAKLAHLFQEDDYSVMLAAGDTFRAAAIGQLATWAERIGAPLVRGPEGGDPASIVFDALKSATAQGTDALIVDTAGRLQNKRELMDELAKIRRVLGRLNPDAPHDVVLVLDATSGQNALAQIDVFREVAGVTGLVMTKLDGTARGGVLVAAAEQYGLPIHAIGVGERIDDLRPFDPDLVARVIAGVA from the coding sequence ATGACCGAGACAAGCTGGACCCAGCGCCTGTTCGGTGGTTTTCGCAAGACCAGCGAGCGGCTGACGAGCAATCTGACCGGCGTCGTCGGCACCGCGCGGCTCGACGAGGCGACGCTCGACGAGGTCGAGGACGCGCTGATCCTCTCCGACCTCGGCCCCGCCGCCGCGGGGCGCATCCGCGCGCGGCTGTCCGAAAGGCGCTTCGGTCTCGAAACGAGCCCGCAGGAATTGAAGGAAGCCGTCGCCGAGGAGATCGCGGCCATCCTGCGCCCCGTGGCGAAGCCGCTTCAGATTACGGCCTTCCCGCGCCCGCAGGTGATCCTGGTGATCGGGGTCAACGGCAGCGGCAAGACCACGACGATCGCCAAGCTCGCGCACCTGTTCCAGGAAGACGACTACAGTGTCATGCTTGCGGCGGGGGATACCTTCCGTGCCGCCGCCATCGGCCAGCTTGCCACCTGGGCGGAGCGGATCGGCGCGCCGCTGGTGCGCGGACCGGAGGGGGGCGACCCCGCGAGCATCGTCTTCGACGCGCTAAAATCGGCGACCGCACAGGGTACGGATGCGTTGATCGTGGATACCGCCGGTCGGCTGCAGAACAAGCGCGAGCTGATGGACGAGCTTGCCAAGATCCGCCGCGTGCTCGGCCGCCTGAACCCGGATGCCCCGCACGATGTCGTGCTGGTGCTCGATGCCACCAGCGGGCAGAACGCGCTCGCGCAGATCGACGTCTTCCGGGAAGTGGCAGGCGTGACCGGCCTCGTCATGACCAAGCTCGACGGCACTGCGCGGGGCGGCGTGCTGGTCGCCGCGGCGGAGCAATACGGCCTGCCCATCCATGCGATCGGGGTGGGTGAAAGGATCGACGATCTGCGCCCGTTCGACCCCGACCTCGTCGCGCGCGTGATCGCGGGGGTGGCGTGA
- a CDS encoding heme lyase CcmF/NrfE family subunit, with product MIAELGLAALWLAAALAVLQLVCGALAVRAGEGAEIAAITRPVALLQGALAAFSFAMLVWLFAITDLSVQLVVANSHSAKPLVFKLAGTWGNHEGSMLLWVTVMALSGGLIAAVERRLPERTMQAVLAAQGFVAIGFYAFLLLSSNPFARLPVPAPEGMGLNPLLQDLGLAFHPPTLYLGYVGLSVAFCFAVGALLTREVTPAFARAMRPWVLGAWVFLTLGITAGSYWAYYELGWGGWWFWDPVENASLMPWLAATALLHSAGVLAARDALRTWTLMLGVIAFSMSMLGTFLVRSGILTSVHAFAVDPERGTFILALLAIYIGGALLVFALRAGSVSEGERFNATSREGALVVNNVLLSAILAIVLFGTLYPLLTEAFGVRVSVGPPYFNPVGAIFFLPMLLVMAVGPLLRWRRDSLARVGRELGLIAALLLACLVLVGLLAEIALLPLLGLALAAALAVASVLPLRGRTLTRVPLATWGMVIAHLGIAVALFGMASDSAFTRERLAALAPGERTSVGPWEITLERVQPAAGENWTALQGDLSASYRGGAPVALTPQIRSFWAPAQETTESALATRWNGQLYAVIGQQASGAGRQVHLWWKPFVTAIWLGGLLIALGGALALAGRVAADAKRRSVTRRAGERRSALRAAQMAPAQ from the coding sequence ATGATCGCCGAGCTTGGCCTCGCCGCGCTTTGGCTGGCCGCGGCGCTGGCGGTGCTGCAACTGGTTTGCGGCGCGCTGGCGGTGCGCGCGGGGGAGGGAGCGGAGATCGCCGCCATCACCCGCCCGGTCGCGCTGCTTCAGGGCGCGCTTGCCGCCTTCTCCTTCGCGATGCTCGTCTGGCTGTTCGCCATCACCGATCTATCGGTGCAGCTGGTCGTAGCCAATTCGCACAGCGCCAAGCCGCTGGTGTTCAAGCTTGCCGGAACATGGGGCAATCACGAGGGCTCGATGCTCCTATGGGTAACCGTGATGGCGCTTTCGGGGGGGCTGATCGCGGCCGTGGAACGGCGGCTTCCCGAGCGCACGATGCAGGCGGTGCTGGCGGCGCAGGGCTTTGTCGCGATCGGTTTCTACGCCTTTCTGCTCCTGAGCTCGAACCCCTTCGCCCGGCTCCCGGTGCCAGCGCCCGAGGGCATGGGATTGAATCCACTGCTGCAGGACCTTGGCCTCGCCTTCCACCCCCCGACGCTATACCTGGGCTATGTCGGCCTTTCGGTCGCGTTCTGTTTCGCCGTGGGCGCGCTGCTGACCCGCGAGGTGACCCCGGCCTTCGCGCGGGCGATGCGGCCCTGGGTGCTGGGAGCCTGGGTGTTCCTCACGCTGGGCATCACCGCGGGCAGCTACTGGGCCTATTACGAACTCGGCTGGGGCGGCTGGTGGTTCTGGGACCCGGTCGAGAACGCGTCGCTGATGCCCTGGCTCGCGGCGACCGCGCTGCTTCATTCGGCAGGCGTGCTGGCGGCGCGCGACGCCTTGCGGACCTGGACGCTGATGCTCGGCGTCATCGCTTTTTCGATGAGCATGCTGGGCACCTTCCTGGTGCGGTCGGGCATCCTCACCAGCGTCCACGCCTTCGCGGTCGATCCGGAGCGGGGGACCTTCATCCTCGCCTTGTTGGCGATCTATATCGGCGGGGCGCTGCTGGTCTTCGCGCTGCGGGCGGGATCGGTGAGCGAGGGTGAGCGCTTCAACGCCACCAGCCGCGAAGGCGCGCTGGTGGTGAACAACGTGCTGCTCTCGGCGATCCTGGCCATCGTCCTGTTCGGCACGCTCTATCCGCTTTTGACCGAAGCCTTCGGGGTGCGCGTGTCCGTGGGACCGCCTTACTTCAATCCGGTCGGCGCGATATTCTTCTTGCCGATGCTGCTGGTGATGGCGGTCGGACCGCTGCTGCGCTGGCGGCGCGACAGCCTGGCGCGGGTGGGGCGCGAGCTTGGCTTGATCGCGGCGCTGTTGCTGGCTTGCCTGGTCCTCGTCGGCCTCCTCGCCGAGATCGCGCTGCTGCCGCTGCTGGGGCTGGCTCTTGCGGCGGCGCTGGCGGTCGCCAGCGTGCTGCCGTTGCGGGGCCGCACGCTCACCCGCGTGCCGCTTGCGACCTGGGGCATGGTGATCGCGCATCTCGGCATTGCGGTCGCGCTGTTCGGCATGGCGAGCGACAGCGCCTTCACCCGCGAGCGGCTGGCCGCGCTCGCCCCGGGGGAGCGCACCAGCGTCGGCCCCTGGGAAATCACGCTCGAGCGGGTACAACCCGCGGCGGGGGAGAACTGGACCGCTCTCCAGGGCGATCTGTCCGCGTCCTATCGCGGAGGCGCCCCGGTGGCGCTGACGCCGCAAATCCGCAGCTTCTGGGCTCCGGCGCAGGAGACCACCGAAAGCGCGCTGGCGACTCGCTGGAACGGGCAGCTTTATGCGGTGATCGGCCAGCAAGCCTCGGGCGCAGGGCGGCAGGTGCATCTGTGGTGGAAGCCCTTCGTCACCGCGATCTGGCTGGGGGGCCTGCTGATCGCCCTGGGCGGCGCGCTGGCCCTCGCCGGGCGAGTGGCGGCCGATGCGAAGCGGCGCAGCGTCACCCGGCGGGCGGGGGAGCGGCGGTCGGCGCTGCGGGCCGCGCAGATGGCGCCCGCTCAATGA
- a CDS encoding inner membrane-spanning protein YciB, which translates to MAEQHKAKTGWLNIAVDYGPLIVFLAVYKLASPEGDAPLGQIAAVIKGTVAFMVAAVGALAFSKWKFGRVSPMLLLSTALIVGFGALTIWLRDEAFIQFKPTAIYVLFGALLVGGWLRGKALLQVLLEAVFEGLDREGWLKLSRNWGLFFFALAALNEALRATLSFEDWLWAKLWVFLPLSFLFTFTQLPMLLRHGLAVEEKDAPLRDQPPTD; encoded by the coding sequence ATGGCGGAGCAGCACAAAGCCAAGACCGGCTGGCTGAATATCGCGGTCGATTACGGGCCGCTGATCGTGTTCCTGGCGGTCTACAAGCTCGCCTCGCCCGAGGGCGACGCGCCGCTCGGGCAGATCGCAGCGGTGATAAAGGGCACGGTGGCTTTCATGGTTGCAGCGGTGGGGGCGCTCGCCTTCTCGAAGTGGAAGTTCGGTCGCGTCTCGCCGATGCTGCTGCTTTCGACCGCGCTGATCGTCGGCTTCGGCGCGCTCACCATCTGGCTGCGCGACGAGGCCTTCATTCAGTTCAAGCCGACCGCGATTTATGTTCTGTTCGGGGCACTGCTGGTGGGGGGATGGCTGCGGGGCAAGGCGCTTCTCCAGGTGCTGCTCGAAGCGGTCTTCGAAGGCCTCGACCGCGAGGGCTGGCTAAAGCTGTCACGCAATTGGGGGCTGTTCTTCTTCGCCCTCGCAGCCCTTAACGAAGCCCTGCGCGCGACCCTTAGCTTCGAAGACTGGCTATGGGCCAAGCTGTGGGTGTTCCTGCCCTTGAGCTTCCTCTTCACCTTTACGCAGCTACCCATGCTCTTGCGGCACGGGCTGGCAGTGGAGGAGAAGGACGCGCCGCTCAGGGACCAGCCGCCGACCGATTGA
- a CDS encoding putative bifunctional diguanylate cyclase/phosphodiesterase, with the protein MSANPDMTRLLTGSAPASRQELSFDGVTLGIAAAAILLFLATGGTVLPDLVRSWRGLGGAPDAILANALILNIAVILFGWSRYKALSQELAARRRSEEQALKLADTDPLTGAKNRRSFLPAVNSLALAAEKAGLEVAVGLIDLDHFKNINDYHGHQIGDAVLLEVAARFSAILPPGALLARLGGDEFAFALSYPADTHAGVEAMADRLVAAAARPIAAEETMLEISASIGIASSRDGDPGGNMAGTGEQLMHRADIAMYQAKKQGRNRLQWFEAAMEYEQRFRGELEAGIRRGLRADEFVPFYEQQVDLDTGEIIGFEMLARWRSPDLGIVSPDIFIPIVEELGLIEELSTSLMAKAFEDARAWHPRLTLAVNVSPVQLRDPWFAQKTLKLLVAHAFPPSRLEIEITETALHDNPGLVRNTLTGLRNQGVKVTLDDFGMGYSSLSQLRLLPFDRLKIDRSFIRDIKHDETNTKLVNAIISMGAGLELPLVAEGIENDAILATLREMGQLKGQGYHYGRPEPAEQVVERLAALNLLAPPVPAAPAFGPAGPPAEAVSQKTG; encoded by the coding sequence TTGTCCGCCAATCCTGACATGACGCGGCTTCTGACCGGCAGCGCGCCCGCCAGCCGGCAGGAGCTGTCCTTCGACGGAGTGACGCTGGGCATCGCGGCGGCGGCGATCCTGCTGTTCCTGGCGACGGGGGGCACGGTGCTGCCCGATCTTGTCCGCTCGTGGCGGGGCCTGGGCGGCGCACCCGACGCCATCCTCGCCAATGCGCTGATCCTGAATATCGCGGTCATCCTGTTCGGCTGGAGCCGCTACAAGGCGCTGTCGCAGGAGCTCGCGGCGCGCCGCCGATCCGAGGAGCAGGCGTTAAAGCTCGCCGATACCGATCCGCTGACCGGCGCGAAGAACCGCCGCAGCTTCCTGCCCGCGGTCAACAGCCTGGCGCTCGCGGCGGAGAAGGCGGGGCTGGAGGTCGCGGTGGGGCTGATCGATCTCGATCACTTCAAGAATATCAACGATTATCACGGTCATCAGATCGGCGATGCGGTGCTGCTCGAAGTCGCCGCGCGCTTCTCCGCCATCCTGCCGCCGGGAGCGCTGCTGGCGCGGCTGGGCGGTGACGAATTCGCTTTCGCGCTCAGCTATCCGGCCGATACCCATGCGGGGGTCGAGGCCATGGCCGACCGCCTCGTCGCCGCCGCCGCGCGGCCGATCGCCGCGGAAGAGACCATGCTGGAGATCAGCGCCTCGATCGGGATCGCGAGCAGCCGCGACGGCGATCCCGGCGGCAACATGGCGGGGACCGGCGAGCAGCTGATGCACCGTGCCGACATCGCGATGTACCAGGCGAAGAAGCAGGGCCGCAACCGGCTGCAATGGTTCGAAGCCGCGATGGAATACGAGCAGCGCTTCCGCGGCGAGCTGGAAGCGGGCATCCGCCGCGGTCTGCGCGCCGACGAGTTCGTGCCGTTCTATGAACAGCAGGTCGATCTCGACACTGGCGAGATCATCGGTTTCGAGATGTTGGCCCGCTGGCGCTCGCCCGATCTGGGCATTGTCAGCCCGGATATCTTCATCCCCATCGTCGAAGAGCTGGGGCTGATCGAGGAGCTTTCGACCTCGCTGATGGCCAAGGCGTTCGAAGATGCGCGCGCGTGGCATCCGCGGCTGACGCTCGCGGTCAATGTATCGCCGGTGCAGCTGCGCGATCCGTGGTTCGCGCAGAAGACGCTGAAGCTTCTGGTCGCGCATGCCTTCCCGCCATCGCGGCTGGAGATCGAGATCACGGAAACCGCGCTGCATGACAACCCGGGTCTGGTTCGCAACACGCTGACAGGACTGCGCAACCAGGGCGTGAAGGTGACGCTTGACGATTTCGGCATGGGCTATTCCAGCCTCTCGCAGCTGCGTTTGCTGCCCTTCGACCGCCTCAAGATCGATCGCAGCTTCATCCGCGACATCAAGCACGACGAGACCAATACCAAGCTCGTGAACGCGATCATCTCCATGGGGGCGGGTCTCGAGCTGCCGCTGGTGGCGGAAGGGATCGAGAACGACGCAATCCTCGCCACGCTGCGCGAAATGGGTCAGTTGAAAGGCCAGGGCTATCATTACGGGCGGCCCGAGCCTGCCGAACAGGTCGTCGAACGGCTCGCGGCGCTGAATCTGCTGGCGCCGCCGGTGCCCGCAGCCCCCGCCTTCGGCCCGGCCGGGCCCCCCGCCGAAGCGGTCAGCCAGAAAACCGGCTGA